Below is a window of Chiloscyllium punctatum isolate Juve2018m chromosome 52, sChiPun1.3, whole genome shotgun sequence DNA.
ttccaatttcttctttatTGCATTGTATGCTAACTCCAGTGAACAGGACAAAATGCACCTTTTAAAGCCGCACAATCATTCTAACTGATAACTGCCCGCGTACTCATATAACAGAAACAGACTGGTACAGATAGATAACTACACTGCCATATGCACACCAGAGAAACATTCAGGAACAGATTAAGCCAAATGTAGATATTCATAAAGCAGAAGCTGATAGGTACAGATTGATAACCAAACTCTCATATTCACAAACCAGAAAATGTCAGGTAAAGATTGATGACCAtatttacaacacagaaactgACAAGGTGAGACTGATAAAAGCATTCACACAGACATGTAGCAGAGACTGATAGGGATAGACTGTTCAGTACACAGACATATTCactgagcagaaactgacaggtgcAGATTGATAATGCCAGTCAAACATTCACGTAACAGAAATAAACATAAAGACATGGATAACAAAACCCCCATGAACATAGCAGAAACTGTCAGGGACCAATTAGTAAATACACTGTCACATTCACAGAGCaaacactgacagggacagattgATAACTACACTTACACATTCTCACAGCAGAGACCTAAAGGATAGACTGATAACTACACAAACATAATGACTGTGGAAGAACAGACAGGTGCAGGTTGATGACTAGACCACCATATTCACACATCACAACCTGTGTGGAAAAGTTTAACTAAACTGAGATACTCACAAAACAGAAGCTGACAGGTACATGTTGATAACCACATTGACATATTCCCAACAGAGAAATGGACAAGGTAATACTGATAAAAGCACTGCCACATTCACATAGCAGAGACTGATATTTGGGAGACTGAAAATTACACAGACAAATTCATTGAGTAGAAAGAAACGGGTACAGATTGATAAAGCCAGTCAAACGGTCTCATAGCAAAGACTGATAGGCACTGCAATAGTAAATACTCTTACACATTCTCACATCAGAGACATTCTGGGATTGTGATAGTTACACTACACTAACATCATCACTGTGGAAGAATGGACAGGTAGAGACATACGACTACACTCACACATTCAGATGGCAGAAACTGACAGGGATAGATTGTGAGAGAATAATAATCATTCACCTCCCGAAAGCTCACATGGGCAGATCAAAAACCGTACTCCCGTTTTACACAGCCAATAACGAGAGGTAAACTAACCCTTAACCAACCTGAAATTCTGAACAACACTATCTCACAGTGTAAGCAGGGAATCACAGCGATGAAACAAATAACACAAGATTGTCACAATTAAAATTCGCACAAGTATCATGTTCAAAATAATCCTTAAATAACAGTGACCAGTTGAGATTGAGTACAAATGACTTGTGACCAAATAAAGTTCAGAGAAAATCCACATAGCAAGGTCCATAATGAAAAAAAATTCTGCTAGAAACTGAAATGCACCAAATAATATCTATTCTAATGTGCAAAGTAAGATTTCAGGAACTGAAATATTGGCAGGAGGCTGCTGACACTGATTGAGGAGCCAAACAGTCAGGGAGTAAAATTCATGTTGTCAGCAGAAAGCAAAAGGCGCAGGTCATAATACGTCAGTTCCCTTTAGTCATTGAGATAATCAGAGTAGAACTGACAATGATACACACGCTGGTAGCTATCCTGAGTAATGTATGAATACCTTGGCTGATACTCATTGGAGATTTGAAGAAGAATAAGGGAAAAGATAACTGAAGGGAGTTTACAGAATAGATGATGGTAGAATGTCCTTCATCATCAGAGAGTGTAGAGCAAGATACACAGGCAAAAGAGAGCATTCCTTAACTCCCATTTTCCTCCAACACGATGCATTTGTCAAGTAGTTCCATCATTTGCAGGAGTAAAACACACTCCCTGTCAGATTGCAGTGCATTTTCTCACTTGACAACAAATGTGATGCCATTTtaaaatggaagagaaaagaaaaccatTGTCAAAAGATGCAGAATGCATTAAAATTAGAATCTCACATTTTAGAGTGAGCTCGGAATTTGATCCTTCACAAAATTTCGGTTTGTGTTTCCGATGGTATTGTAGATCTTCACAGATCCACATTGAGTCCCACACTAACCAATTAGACAGAAGCTACCATGCCTATAAAGTAGCCAATCAGGAGGTAGGCTTTCCCCCATCCTTCATTAGCATTGCTGACGCCGTCAGTCTATAAAAAGGGAGCTCCGAGCCCACTTTCCCTTATTCTGTGTCTGAAAGTGAGCGGCGCTATGGCTGATGAGAAGAAAGCTCAGCAAACCTCCAAGAAGGGCGCGAAGAAAATCATCAAGAAGGCGCCAGCGAAGGGTGGTAAGAGGAGGAAAAGGACCAGGAAAGAAAGTTATGCCATCTACATCTACAAAGTGATGAAGCAGGTTCACCCCGACACCGGCATCTCCTCCAAAGCCATGAGCATCATGAACTCGTTCGTCAAAGATATTTTCGAGCGTATCGCGGGGGAGGCTTCCCGCCTGGCCCATTACAACAAGCGCAGCACCATCAGCTCCCGGGAGATCCAGACCGCCGTGcggctgctgctgcccggggagCTGGCCAAGCACGCCGTGTCGGAGGGCACAAAGGCGGTGACCAAGTACACCAGCTCCAAGTGAAGGACCGCACTGCACTGAAAAAACCCAAAGGCTCTTTTAAGAGCCACTCACACCTTCCCTGAGACTGTTGAACCAATTGTTTTGGAGTATGTACAATTAATATTTGCGGTATTTGTTTTATAAATTCATGACTGCTCGCTGAGACGGTGTGCGTCTTATTCACGGATGGGGTCTTGTATATCCTGTAGTCCCTGCCTGGGGGGAGATGTCATGCTGAGCGCTCATGAGTCATTTTTCAGCTGCTCGTATGTGTCCGTGTTAACTCTTTGTTATTTGATCAGTTCAGGAGCTACAAGCCCCGGTGGGGCACGAACGTGCAAAGTGGCCCCGGTAAGCAAAAGATAAGGTTTCCCTCTGTGTCTGGTTTTactttgtttatttttaatttcCAAAGCTCCGCACGGGTATTGTCCGGATGCAGAACCTTGCAAAATGCACTGAAACTAAAACAATTGCAGAAGTAGCAGAGCAAATGTGGAGCTTTTACTGATCTATCATCGTGTGCAATAGGGAGGGCAACTTTAAAATATTCTCGAATGATAGTGTTACTATTAATACGCTTACTC
It encodes the following:
- the LOC140470728 gene encoding histone H2B 1/2-like; amino-acid sequence: MADEKKAQQTSKKGAKKIIKKAPAKGGKRRKRTRKESYAIYIYKVMKQVHPDTGISSKAMSIMNSFVKDIFERIAGEASRLAHYNKRSTISSREIQTAVRLLLPGELAKHAVSEGTKAVTKYTSSK